A region of the Lagopus muta isolate bLagMut1 chromosome 2, bLagMut1 primary, whole genome shotgun sequence genome:
aaacaaaggttGACGTGGACTGTAACTGCTGGCTGGACTAGGAATATTATCCCACCAAACTACtgtaacacaaaaatatcttggcagttaatttttttttttttttaactgggaATTATATGGCAAATCTTTTACACAAACTTAAATGCTGTGAATATTTCCTGAACTGACTATCAATAACATAAACCAAAtgcatcaaaagacaaaataaggGGGCAAAAATCAGAGTTGTGATTATATGCTACAAAAAAGGTTATGCTGGTGTATAGCTAAAGCATTCAATGCACTGTTGTCCCACAATCCAGCAGAGGAATTATAGGTtaattgtactttttttttttttttttttaaattatctggTATTTGTCTCTATGATTTAGAGGAAGAGCTTTCATCTCCCTAAGCACAAAGCAAGTAAAATATAAGAATTTCCAAGTGACAGTCTAGACTATTTAATGGATAAAAACATTGCTATAAGATTACCATTTATAAGAGGTATCAATGCCATGTAACTCAGTGCCTTGATTAGTTCTAGACATGCAAGCACACCCACACAGAGTCCTAGGTGACACCGTTCATATGACCACAGCGACTTATTTGCTTTTCCAATACAATAGGTCATAGATCATTATCACACCTCTAGCTCTTTCTCTGCCCTATTCTTAAAGTCATATTAGAATTCTAGAATTTTCCTAAGAAGATTAACTTCTCACACCATTCTGAGTTTGTTTTATAAGCAAGCTTATATGTTttgtaaggtttttttttttgttttattgcctTTCTTTATGTATCacttttgatttctttcctttttcctcttcagcttGCCTTTAtaaatttcttcagtatttttcagctttgttgtTGAATTCCCCTTGGGATGAATCCCTGTTTTCCTTGTGCTTCCTTTTTTAAACCTCCTTTGCTTTTTGCATTGACAGTTATTTCTTTGAATAGACGTTAGGTATAGATTAAGTCCCGTGTGGCATGAATATGTTATCAGCATAGATGCAAAGAATGACTGTATCTCAGTGTTAACAGGTCATAGAAGACAAAGGCTTTTTCAGATACCTAGATGGTGGCATATGCCACCACTTGCAAAAGCCTATTTGCTGGGGAATCTCTGTCCTTTGTTACCAAGTAACACTACAAATCCAAAACCCAGTAAAAGTGGAGGACATCCTCCTCAATTTCTACCTTTTCCTCACAAAGCCTGTCATCTGCAGTACTATGGGAGAAATTTCCACTGGCAAGGGTGACACGGCTTGGTTTCTTTCATCATTCCTCATCCCAGGTAACATAAAGCAGTAGTCAGTGATTTGTGGGTTCTTCTTCATGAACTTTTAATCACTGCCTCCTGATCATGAATAGTTTCTTCGTTTCTTTTAAGGGCTGGTAGGgaggcagaaataaaagcaggcaGCTCTTCAGATAAACAGGAGAAGGTGGTGCTGGGGTTCCTGGTGCTCAGCACACAGAGGAATGGAAATGCTCTAGCCACAGGCTGAGGAACTGGACTCAATGAGTGCTGTTGGAGCATAGGTCGAGAGCTTCTCCTGCTTTGTTTGCAATTATTCTGAACATCACTTGTACAGGGAGAGGTAACAGGAACACTTACCTGCGAAGCTCAATTTCAGTCATGCCTTCTCTGAtgtgcagggcagggctgagTCAATGCATAGACAGATTCCTCAAGCCAGCATTCTCTTAAGCACGGACTCTCACTGTATATGTATTTCTGCTGGCAGTTTTGTCCCTACCTGGAAGCATGAAGGCAGACTGTGGCAAAAATGACTTGCAGTCTGGTGTGAACTCAGCAGCAGGGTTTTCCTGAAGTACATGCTATGCTTTGCTTGGGTGACTCAGGTCTTCAGCTGGCCCAGTTTTATAGCTCTTTTGTTTCcctgtctttttctcttgatCTCTTACACTTATTTTGAGTTCTTCCCTATCTTGCTTTCCACATTGCCCATTTCCAGTCTACACCCTTCTCAGGAACTTGTTCCCTGCCATTGATATTCtgattcttttctctttacaaaCTGTCGTTGCCAGCTGTCATTCACCACATGAGGAACCTGTTGTTGCTAGCAGTCCTTCCTTCTAGtgttaaaagcaataaaagcagcCCCACCTAAGCTTCATATTTCTTAAGAGAAATGTTACCACTTCCTCTATAAAGTAATAGCATCTCAGATCACTTAAGAGgatcatgttttgttttttttttctggttagtgaatggtaacttttgtataTTAGATCTGAAATGGTCATCTTGGAAATTGTGCTGTACTACTAATcaaaaattgctttattttctgctgaattttatTACCCTTTTGAGGGTATGCTAATTCAGTTACCCAGGGgattgcaaagaaaatgaaaaaacgGTTGTTCAAGAGATATGGCTTTCATCTATTTAGCAATGTTACTAAAGTTagtgttttccttcatttctttaagCTTTTATCTTAATCATTTGCAATGCCTTTCATCTATTCTCCATTTTATTAATTAGTTcctatttttataaaaataatatcatTGGTATATagtttgtatttcaaaattaaatacattttaccTTGAAGccttcagaactgttttttttttttttaaatcatattcctttctttctgaattaaaatggGATGCATGTGTTATACCTcttcatatgtatatatatatatatatatatttatttatttctttgttgccAGGAAGAGTTTAAACAggtaaatgctttaaaaaatgtatcatTACTTTCTTCACTTTGAAAACTAGAATAATCAGACATGATCTGATAATAACTCACTATCTTCTTCCTGTTACAGGATATTTCCCATGTGGGTAGTCCTAGTTGCTGAAGACCAGTTCACAAGTAAAGGAATATGGTTGCACTTTCTTACTGACGTGTCACACCCTTCTGTGAGTTGATAAAATACCTTAAGAGCTCCTACATTCACTGCTGCTGGTAATATTTCACCTTATTTTCTTGGACGAAGCTTCTCCATGGAGCAGCTACAGTAAATATATTATTATCATCTTGTGAGCATggctttttcattctctttatcTGGTCTCATAGGGAAACCAACAGCAGGTTATACCACGTACCAAACATGGTGGTGCCAATTGAGTAGCTGGCATGCTGCTGGAAGAGTAGCTTGCCTGAAAGCTTGTACTGATGCCTGATGAGCCAAGAGCTGTTTTCAAGCTTTTGTGCAGCCACCTGAAGGAGTCCAGTGTAGTCTAGCTGTCTAGCCCATGCACACATTGTCAGTAACCCAGTGAGCCTGTTCTCCAACTACAATATTCAGATTTTCATGTCTTTGatggtatttttaaatgcttttttacTCTGTTAattctgtcttgtttttttccccaacgTTCTTCTGCCACACCTTTCTAATATTGTACACTGAGCCCTGTAGCCTTCACCTCTTCTGAGGGGAATACAGGATAAACAAGAAAGGCACAAAAAGATGTtaagaatagaaaatgaaaagagatgtTAGCAAAactaaggggggaaaaaaaccaacaaggtTTAGTCTTTCACTGAGTTAGATCAGAATGATGCTTGACAGAGAAAGAATGCACCAACTAGGATTAGCAGAACAGAGAATTGAATTACTGAACTGTTAAAGTCCCTTTAAACTTTCTGTCAGCCAAATCCAGCACACCAGCCACAAGAGATCAACAACAAATGCTTAACAGCACACCATTAATAAAAGCACCTGAAGTGTTGGACATTGTCTGCAGGTGAAACTAATCgtgttttaaactgaaaacttCCCAGTGTTCTGAATTAAGTTCTCTACTTAATCCATCCACAAAATAAATTCTAACTACTCTTAATTTACATTGTGTTTAGATACCTTGCACAGGAAGgtgcaaaataaattaagttACAGACATTATGACCACCATAATAAATTGTATTCCTTTGTTTCTTGCATACAGGTGACGTATCCCCAGTGAAGTATTCAGCCTTTCATCCAGTAGTGCAGtgtcagtattttatttttaaagactcTGACCAGCtagtttaaaacaaatgaacaaataaaatgtcAAGTGTTCTTTATTAAATAACTCAAAAGGTAAAGCACATTGTGTGATTAAGAGAGACAATACTACTACTTCCAAAGGatttttacagcagaaaacaagttGTGACAAATAAGCATTTCGGTCTAGCAGCCAAATTGTCCTCATTATAATGGAGTTAATTTCGGTCCTCAAATTGtgacttgttttttaaaagatacGCTGCTAGAAATTCAATGGGATTTGGCggtctgtaaaaaaaaaaaaaaagtgtaaatcaaaagcaattaatttttgCTATATGAAACTGGGTAGGCGAAGAACTAATTGCCTTCTCTGAAAAGCAATGTAACTCCTCTCAAACACCTGGAGGCACTGCCTGAGGGACAACCAACCACCCAGACCAACTCAGGAAGTTTCCAGTTTACACCTGGTCAGTAAGTTTTTAAATAAGGAATCCTGGTGGCCATTAGTTCCATGCTATTAAATTGCTAAAACAGTTACACACCTGGAATGAGGGTATACAGTATTTATGCTCACAGTGTACGTACCTCATTGTAAGTTGTATGCATTTATCAATTTCTTTAATTCATACTGCATCAAATAACACTTTATCagttcttgcttctttttcttcttgtgattcttgtggCATTTGTGCATTACAAGTGTTTGTGTAGTTTCTGGCAACTACTATTTCCTGGGCCCTTAGCCCAAATAAAGCACTAATGTGCTTTAATGTCCTCAACCCCATCTTAAAAGTTACACGGCTTAATTATGTGACCTATGAAGaatctcctcctttttttccaattatGAATTTTCTACCTAGCTCAATTTCATTATTGTAtcagaagagatggaaaatgcaATCCATCATTTCCTTGCTATTCATGATTAATCatatttctaatatattttctctcagGCTGCAGTACTGTCTATTCAGTCACACCCTGCACAGATGGCATTCCATACTTAATGACCACGTGTTGAGCTTTGTTCACCACAGAAGTTCACCATTTACTTTCACTCTACGTCTTTCATCATTCAACCAGTTCCTCCCATatgaaaacttttccttttgtctcaCAGCAACTTAACTCTCATTAACAGCCATTAGTGACAGACTGCCAGAAGCTTTTTGGAGATTTAAACTGACTCTGTCATCTGGATTCCTGTTTACATGTGTCTGTTGATTCCTTCAATTAACACCAAGAGACTTAAAGTGTTGATTCCTCCCCAGATGACACTCAGTCTGCAGCAGACCTCCCACCGATGGCAACTGAAGATCAGCGTGCTGCCTCAGGAGCAGGGTGTACCTTCCTACatgctcttttgttttcctagaaGCCTGTACAATCAGTTCAAATTCACAGCTCCTTCTCAGATTAAGGCACCGCTGATGGTTGTTCTGGCTATAGGTACAGTGAGGTCATTCATCCATACCAGCTTTGGAAATGttatttcagcaaaactgaGAAATGGTTTATATGCAGTGTGACTCACCAATAGTTGAGATAGAAATTCATTTGGACAAGATAAACCACTTTATTATTGTTAAAGAATATGCTTCTGTGTTGCCTGATAAGAGATTTGAGGCGCCTTAACAGAACAGAACAATCTTTACTCAAAGGATGAACTATTGTTTGTTGTATTACTGTGTCAACACTGCAGGGTCAACCTcatccattaaaaaaagtgtttcaaacTTCTCAGGAGAAGCTATGTCCAGGCCtgatttgcatttgtttctttcttttgaatgGCAAGCAGAACTCTTTATAATCCCACACGATAGAAATTTTGTTCAAATTTAGAACAGCTTCTTCCCTTGTTTTTATAAGGTAAATTATGTGATAAAATTTATGAAAAGTAGTCTTTTCCCTACAAAAACTTTGCAGTAGTAAGCCACATTGCGAGCcaagaaattaattaaataacCTTAACCACGCCATATGCAGCTAAGTGAGGATCACATCCTGCTACAATCACAGCATTTTATGAACTTGTTGTAATGGCTTTCTTACATCTGTCAAGCTAACACCATATCTGGTGTGCGAGATCAACAAAGGTGACAAACTACCCGAGTTTGAGACCTACTTTCTTCCTAAGGACAGAAGGAACATTTCAGTATCTTACCTCTCTTTTGCAAGAACAGCAAGTCCCTGTAGCAAGATAGGTACAACAGTCTGATCCAAGTAGGCACGTGTGGGTAATGACTGAAGATCCACCTTTTGCTTCGATGTTTTCTCTGCGTTTAACTTCTCATTTTCCACTATCCTCTGAAGGAAAAGTGAATGAATATTGGTAATAGCAGTTAGATCTACTTTGAAGTATGTGGGCAAATAAAGTACCTGTTTCTCTGCGAGCTCactgaaaataacttctttacatcttttaagaaaatgtaagtGTGCATTTTTCCTTGTACAAGCTTAAACCAGAGGAGTCTCTGTTCAGAGAAAACAGTCTTAGGAAGGTATAACTTTAACACGACCAGCTCCAACTGAATGGTTCCCGCATACCACCACTTCCAACACAAAAGGGACTCTGTTAATGCCAGGCACTTAGAGACCACAGTAAAGTATAGGATACTTTAAGAAAAGATACACAAAATGGTTCCAGGTGCCTGAAACACCTTGAAACTATGAACTCCAGTTAAAGAAAAGACACACTACTGCTGCCAGCATACAAAACACATTAAACACCATCTACAGAGATCTACAACTATACAACCCATGTCCTATGACTGCAGTGGAAATGGAGGTGTGCAGGCAGTTTTCAGGGAGCTCAGTCACTCAGGATGTTTGAGAAGTTTCTGCAAAGTCTTCGCATACATCTTCAGCTTACACAGAGATGAAAGCTCACAAACAGCAGTAAACAAACATCTTAGAGTTATTATTCCAACCCACGCTGTTACCCGCGGCAGAGGCAGACTGGACTCTGTCTGCTCTATCGGCATAAGTAATTACAGCTAGCTTAGATTACTGTGATCCCATGTTCCCATTTACAAGGATATTAAAAAATCCCTCCCTTTGATACTTTTACAGAAATGCCATCGACTCCTATTCTCCTCTCTGTAATGAAAGCCTGTCTGCCTTTTAGCAGCATGGTCTGTTACTGGCACAGACAGCCATCACAAGGAATCTCAAAGGAATCTCATCAAAACATTCATTACTTACTTCAGCAGCATTCTGTCCCACAGAAGCAACACAAGACAACGCACTAACAGCTGACAGTGTAAGGCAATCTGCTGGTGCAGATCCCAACTCACTTTCTTGGGAACACTGGCTATTAAGTTCAGACCCAACATTTAACCTCAGGACTGTGACCCCTGCTACACTTGAAAGTAATAAAGTCTGCCTTACCTCTACATTTTCAGTGAGCCCATATTCAGAATGGGGATTTTCTGGAACCTGTAAAACGAACACACGGTCAGCAACGCACAACCGCTTATTTTACACACGTACCGACAACACACACCAAACGTTTCTTGCCGTACCTGCGGCTGTCCCTCCATGATCTGTTCTGCCTCCATGGTTTCCAACGTGGGATTTGCTGGATATACAGGAATCCTGGAAAGCAAC
Encoded here:
- the DPY30 gene encoding protein dpy-30 homolog → MEAEQIMEGQPQVPENPHSEYGLTENVERIVENEKLNAEKTSKQKVDLQSLPTRAYLDQTVVPILLQGLAVLAKERPPNPIEFLAAYLLKNKSQFEDRN